The Streptomyces sp. NBC_01268 genome window below encodes:
- a CDS encoding pyroglutamyl peptidase: protein MRSTLALSLAAASLVVAAPPAPAAPAPAPAVTTEEARLDRAAPQEILRRSGFDALAPEFAADLADARTIGQAERTATRYGSQLWRRAVDRAQGRGPSRGDLTRDDDRPLYWARLALTRELRGWRPGFDVTDEGRARLLDRLERSSRGQEAIRYPAGKGVKRILLTGFDPFTLDRDVRISNPSGATALALDGTWLRTADGSLARIETAVFPVRWEDFADGTVERTLRPHLPGVDLFTTVSQGRPGRFDVERTNGAWRGGFPDNENLSRTGTVPVDGPAAQPQWTSTTLPYTAITAAATGRFPVYDNTSVTEVPAGTDTPVVRPGGPTPGSRARAGGGGDYLSNEIAYRATLLRDRLGLTGLPGGHVHTPVLQFGAANADPATGTVTDPEFVRNRLDIIAQVRAILAVAAGS, encoded by the coding sequence ATACGCAGCACGCTCGCCCTCTCCCTCGCCGCCGCCTCGCTCGTCGTGGCGGCCCCGCCCGCCCCGGCCGCCCCCGCCCCCGCCCCCGCCGTCACCACGGAGGAGGCCAGGCTCGACCGGGCCGCGCCCCAGGAGATCCTGCGCAGGAGCGGATTCGACGCCCTGGCACCGGAGTTCGCCGCCGACCTCGCGGACGCCCGCACCATCGGGCAGGCCGAGCGCACCGCCACACGGTACGGATCGCAGCTGTGGCGGCGGGCGGTCGACCGGGCGCAGGGGCGGGGGCCGTCGCGCGGCGACCTGACGCGGGACGACGACCGGCCGCTGTACTGGGCGCGGCTCGCCCTCACCCGTGAACTGCGCGGCTGGCGGCCCGGGTTCGACGTCACCGACGAGGGCCGGGCCCGGCTCCTGGACCGGCTGGAACGCTCCTCGCGCGGCCAGGAAGCGATCCGCTACCCGGCGGGCAAGGGCGTCAAGCGCATCCTGCTGACCGGCTTCGACCCGTTCACGCTCGACCGGGACGTGCGGATCAGCAACCCCTCCGGGGCCACCGCGCTCGCCCTGGACGGCACCTGGCTGCGCACCGCCGACGGCTCCCTCGCCCGGATCGAGACGGCCGTCTTCCCGGTGCGCTGGGAGGACTTCGCGGACGGCACGGTCGAGCGGACGCTGCGCCCGCACCTGCCCGGGGTGGACCTGTTCACCACGGTGAGCCAGGGCCGCCCCGGCCGCTTCGACGTCGAGCGCACCAACGGCGCCTGGCGCGGCGGCTTCCCGGACAACGAGAACCTGTCCAGGACCGGGACGGTGCCGGTGGACGGTCCGGCCGCGCAGCCCCAGTGGACGTCGACGACCCTCCCGTACACGGCGATCACGGCGGCGGCCACCGGGCGCTTCCCCGTCTACGACAACACCTCGGTGACCGAGGTCCCGGCCGGGACGGACACCCCCGTGGTCCGTCCCGGCGGCCCCACGCCGGGCTCGCGGGCCCGTGCGGGCGGCGGCGGGGACTACCTCTCCAACGAGATCGCCTACCGGGCCACCCTGCTGCGCGACCGGCTCGGCCTGACCGGACTGCCCGGCGGCCATGTGCACACGCCGGTCCTCCAGTTCGGCGCCGCCAACGCCGACCCGGCGACGGGCACGGTCACCGACCCCGAGTTCGTCCGCAACCGGCTGGACATCATCGCCCAGGTGCGGGCGATCCTGGCGGTGGCCGCCGGCTCCTGA
- a CDS encoding NAD(P)-dependent oxidoreductase, translating into MNTTDATGTTRQKIAFLGLGSMGLPMARRLLDAGHPLTVWNRTPAKADGLVAAGAVRATGPAEAVADADVVVTMLADPAAALAVADAIVPALRPGTYWIDTSTVGPDTVRALAGRLPEGVALIDAPVMGSVDRAATGELLILAGGDTAPVAELLGLLGTVTACGAPGAGAALKLVLINAAIGGVALVAEALTLADALGLPRDLALRTLAAGPLAGAVARAGAVGSHFPVALAAKDVALATGAAELPVLEAVHAALTRDPALAGEDLAAITR; encoded by the coding sequence ATGAACACCACGGACGCCACCGGCACCACCCGGCAGAAGATCGCCTTCCTCGGCCTCGGCTCCATGGGCCTGCCCATGGCCCGCCGCCTCCTCGACGCCGGGCACCCCCTGACCGTCTGGAACCGCACGCCCGCCAAGGCCGACGGGCTCGTCGCCGCCGGGGCCGTGCGCGCCACCGGGCCCGCCGAGGCCGTGGCCGACGCCGACGTCGTCGTCACCATGCTGGCCGACCCGGCCGCCGCGCTCGCCGTCGCCGACGCGATCGTCCCCGCGCTGCGCCCCGGCACGTACTGGATCGACACCTCGACCGTCGGCCCCGACACCGTCCGCGCCCTCGCCGGGCGACTGCCCGAGGGCGTCGCCCTGATCGACGCGCCGGTCATGGGCAGCGTCGACCGGGCCGCGACGGGCGAACTGCTGATCCTGGCGGGCGGCGACACCGCGCCCGTCGCGGAGCTGCTCGGGCTGCTCGGCACCGTCACCGCGTGCGGCGCTCCGGGTGCCGGGGCCGCCCTCAAGCTGGTCCTCATCAACGCCGCCATCGGCGGGGTCGCCCTGGTCGCCGAGGCGCTGACCCTCGCCGACGCGCTCGGCCTGCCCCGCGACCTGGCCCTGCGCACCCTCGCCGCGGGCCCCCTCGCGGGCGCCGTCGCCCGGGCCGGGGCGGTCGGCTCGCACTTCCCGGTCGCGCTGGCCGCGAAGGACGTGGCCCTGGCGACCGGGGCCGCCGAGCTGCCCGTCCTGGAGGCCGTCCACGCCGCCCTGACCCGCGACCCGGCCCTCGCGGGCGAGGACCTGGCCGCGATCACCCGGTGA
- a CDS encoding LysR family transcriptional regulator, translating into MPLTHGSSGLYEVFLAVAGHGSFTAAARALGYTQSAVSRQIQTLEDETGAALFERLPRGVRLSEAGRVLLPHAEAVRDRLAVARTELAALRTLDGGLLRLGAFSSAGAALVPRAQAVFRERHPGVVVTRVEGPSVKHLALVAAGEEDLAVVSPAAEGPPPEGVTLHRLLDEPMLVALGRGHPYEGRRAVRLAELVDEEWIVGNERLEDTLFRPVAAAGLRPRTGLVAHDWIAKLGAVAAGLGVTLVPALAAAAVRRDVALVALHPDDMPRRRICAATPATPTVAATAFLALLRETAAEPASAWARDETGGGGGGGTGATGNESSG; encoded by the coding sequence ATGCCCTTGACTCATGGCTCGTCCGGCTTGTACGAGGTCTTCCTCGCCGTCGCCGGCCACGGCTCCTTCACCGCCGCGGCCCGCGCCCTCGGCTACACCCAGTCCGCGGTCTCCCGTCAGATCCAGACCCTGGAGGACGAGACGGGCGCCGCCCTCTTCGAGCGGCTGCCGCGCGGGGTGCGGCTCAGCGAGGCGGGCCGGGTGCTGCTGCCGCACGCGGAGGCGGTCCGGGACCGGCTGGCCGTCGCCCGGACCGAGCTCGCGGCGCTGCGCACCCTGGACGGCGGGCTGCTGCGGCTCGGCGCCTTCTCCAGCGCGGGCGCCGCCCTCGTCCCGCGGGCGCAGGCCGTGTTCCGGGAGCGGCACCCGGGGGTCGTGGTGACCCGGGTCGAGGGGCCCTCGGTCAAGCACCTGGCGCTCGTCGCCGCCGGGGAGGAGGACCTGGCGGTGGTCAGCCCTGCGGCGGAGGGGCCGCCGCCGGAGGGGGTGACGCTCCATCGCCTCCTGGACGAGCCGATGCTGGTGGCGCTGGGCCGCGGGCATCCCTACGAGGGCCGGCGGGCGGTGCGGCTCGCGGAGCTCGTCGACGAGGAGTGGATCGTCGGCAACGAGCGCCTGGAGGACACCCTGTTCCGGCCCGTCGCCGCCGCCGGGCTCCGGCCGCGCACGGGCCTCGTCGCCCACGACTGGATCGCCAAGCTGGGCGCGGTCGCCGCGGGCCTCGGCGTCACCCTCGTACCGGCGCTCGCGGCGGCCGCCGTGCGGCGGGACGTGGCGCTGGTGGCGCTCCATCCGGACGACATGCCGCGGCGGCGGATCTGCGCGGCCACCCCGGCGACGCCGACCGTGGCGGCGACCGCCTTCCTGGCACTGCTGCGCGAGACCGCGGCGGAACCGGCCTCGGCCTGGGCCCGCGACGAGACCGGCGGGGGCGGCGGGGGCGGCACGGGCGCCACGGGCAACGAGAGCAGCGGATAA